A region of the Stieleria neptunia genome:
GCGGCGGGGAGTTCCCCGATCTCGTCAAAAAATGCGGTGCCGCCGTCGCAACGACGCAGCAATCCCTGCTGGTCTTTGATGGCTCCGGTAAACGATCCCTTGACGTGTCCGAAGACGACGGACTCGAACAGCGACTCGGGGATTGCCGTGCAGTCGATGATTTGAAACGCGTTTTCGCGACGCCCGCTGCGCTCATGAATCGCCTGGGCGATCACTTCTTTTCCGGTACCGCTTTCACCGGTGATCAAGACGTTCGTGTTGCTGACCGCGACACGATCGACGATGTCCAGCACTTCGGTCATCGCCGCGCTCCGGCCGATGATGTTTGAAAACCCGTCAGGCCGATTGGCAGCCCCGGACGGGGACGCCGGTGCCGTGGCGGACTGGGCCGTGGCGGACTGGGCCGTGGCGGACTGTGCCGTGACGGACTGGGCCGGCTGCCCGATCGCCCGCTCGATCGCCGTCAGTAACTCGTCGAACTTGACGGGTTTGAGCAAGTAATCGGTAATCCCCAGGCGAACGCTCTCGATCGCACTGGTGACCGACGGCACGCCGGTGACCACGATCATCGGGATGTGCGAATACTGCGTCCGGCCCTGCTGCAACAGTTCCAGCTTCAAATTGCCGGGCATGTTCAGGTCGGAAAGGACCAGGTCAAATCGGTGTTCTGCCAGGACATGGATCGCGTCGTCGGCATTCTCGACGCAAACGCATTCATAGCCTTCGTCGCGAAGCAGTTCGGCCGTGGTGTTGCGATACAGCGGCTCGTCGTCGGCGATCAGGATGCGATGTTGTGGCTGGTTCATCCATCAAGTTTAGCGAAACTGATCCAAAGCGGAACGCGGCCTGCCAGGGAGCGCTGTGAAGCATTTTTTCCCTGTGTTTCTTTGGGTTATAGCGGCAGGGCGCGAGCCCTCCGGTTCCTCATCTTTGCCAACACACCGGAGGGCTCGCGCCCTACCGCTAAAAAATGCTTCACCGTGTAGGCTGCCAGGCAATGCGTTGTCCGGGTTCGCCCGGGGTTCAGCGGTTGGCACCACAACACTACGTTTTGATCTCCAACCGTCTGGGCAAGTGCACGGTAAAGCGGCTGCCGTGACCGGGCCGGCTGGCGACGTCAATCGTACCGTTCATCGCCTCGACAATGCTCCGCGTGACCGACAGTCCGAGCCCCATGCCTTGGCCGACGGTTTCGGTCTTGGTGCTGAAGAACGGATCAAAGATCTGATCCAGGTGCTCAACGGGAATCCCACATCCCTGGTCGGACACGGTGATCTTCAACGTGTCGGCGTCGGTCTGGGTGATCACGCGGACCGATTGACCGGGCTGCGACGCCTGGATCGCGTTGTGCACCAGATTCAACAGGACTTGTTTCAGTTCGCCTTCACGCAAGACCACTTCATCCGCGTCCAGGT
Encoded here:
- a CDS encoding sigma-54-dependent transcriptional regulator → MNQPQHRILIADDEPLYRNTTAELLRDEGYECVCVENADDAIHVLAEHRFDLVLSDLNMPGNLKLELLQQGRTQYSHIPMIVVTGVPSVTSAIESVRLGITDYLLKPVKFDELLTAIERAIGQPAQSVTAQSATAQSATAQSATAPASPSGAANRPDGFSNIIGRSAAMTEVLDIVDRVAVSNTNVLITGESGTGKEVIAQAIHERSGRRENAFQIIDCTAIPESLFESVVFGHVKGSFTGAIKDQQGLLRRCDGGTAFFDEIGELPAASQAKLLRAIQEQTFTPVGENKPIKVDTRFVCATNRDLHAEVDAGRFRQDLFYRLAVIHIELAPLRERGDDVLLLAEHFLKLLRPHDSALQGFSAETSECFRRYHWPGNIRELRNVIERSTALARGNRIDVGDLPLQLQHPDSPPTDTSALAEISRDEALDTADRAYLSALLKKHEGVIASAARQAGLSRQGLNKLLKRHKISADEYR